One Thermicanus aegyptius DSM 12793 DNA segment encodes these proteins:
- the istA gene encoding IS21 family transposase, translating to MLRLGRDRKTIRKWLKEGVPDGYHRQKKGPGKLEPFKDYIRERMNEGCLNAVVLLEEIRERGYQGGPTILRDFMQPLRPQVQALATVRFETPPGKQAQVDWGEVTVDWNGTKKKLHLFVMTLGFSRMVYVEFMENEKLTTLIGCHLRAMQYFGGITETVLYDNMKTVVTGVDEKGEVIWNERFARFAEHHGFILKRCRPYRPRTKGKVENGVKYVKQNFWPRIRTFTSLAELNRKARDWMETYANVRIHGTTHERPIDRFALEKLNDFNGIPFENADRHSRKVSSDCLVSFPSNLYSVPYSYVGQKVEVLDEQNGRILIFHGQRKIAEHI from the coding sequence TTGCTAAGGCTGGGGAGGGACCGAAAAACAATCCGGAAATGGCTTAAGGAAGGAGTACCTGATGGATACCATCGCCAGAAAAAGGGACCCGGGAAATTAGAGCCATTCAAGGACTACATTCGTGAGCGTATGAACGAAGGATGTTTGAATGCGGTTGTCCTTCTTGAAGAAATTCGTGAGAGGGGGTATCAGGGCGGCCCTACTATTTTGCGAGATTTTATGCAGCCTCTACGACCACAAGTACAAGCATTGGCAACGGTACGCTTTGAGACTCCACCTGGGAAACAAGCGCAAGTCGATTGGGGAGAGGTTACTGTAGATTGGAACGGAACGAAAAAGAAGCTTCATCTTTTCGTTATGACACTCGGATTCTCTCGCATGGTCTATGTTGAATTTATGGAAAACGAGAAACTTACGACACTCATCGGATGCCACCTTCGCGCCATGCAATATTTTGGCGGGATTACGGAAACCGTCCTGTACGACAATATGAAAACCGTGGTCACAGGAGTCGATGAAAAAGGAGAGGTTATCTGGAACGAACGATTTGCCCGCTTTGCCGAACATCATGGATTTATTCTTAAAAGGTGCCGTCCCTATCGCCCTCGAACCAAAGGAAAGGTGGAAAATGGTGTAAAGTACGTAAAACAGAATTTCTGGCCACGAATACGAACGTTCACAAGCCTTGCTGAGCTGAATAGGAAAGCGCGTGATTGGATGGAGACGTATGCGAATGTGCGTATTCATGGGACCACACATGAAAGACCTATTGACCGTTTCGCCCTAGAGAAACTCAATGATTTTAATGGGATTCCTTTTGAAAATGCCGATCGACATTCACGTAAGGTATCTTCCGATTGCCTCGTCTCGTTTCCATCGAATCTCTATTCAGTCCCTTATTCCTATGTTGGGCAAAAGGTAGAGGTACTCGATGAACAAAACGGTCGCATTCTTATTTTCCATGGGCAACGAAAGATTGCCGAACACATATAA
- a CDS encoding DUF6973 domain-containing protein, which translates to MKKILPTLLSTLLILGSLTGAGLAQTVDKEPKLQSLEMQKIKNEKQSGKFKTHKKFPGAHKKLDYRYKDILLEELLKYEENHPNATIDEINEYFVKLTEKYNRKNSNEQSVTIKTPVSAAAVDSYFYNVVEGMVDLNPLEEELYDENPSFGFRALVAGDEAASFTEYKFGFNGHNDNTDAFRHAAWNIWIIGFTDSYSWAYDWTTAHEGGATNQPSYEKEMDLWNNREGRLKADDEGIGTDSSVTTTRNAIIELYKSGDLKKLNSKNQPVLFIGRDSDFVN; encoded by the coding sequence ATGAAAAAAATTCTTCCTACTTTACTTTCTACTCTATTAATTCTCGGATCTCTAACAGGAGCAGGGCTTGCACAAACAGTGGATAAGGAACCAAAATTACAAAGTTTAGAAATGCAAAAGATTAAAAATGAGAAACAGAGTGGCAAATTCAAAACGCACAAGAAATTTCCAGGAGCACATAAGAAGCTTGATTACCGATATAAAGATATTTTGTTGGAGGAGTTACTAAAATATGAAGAAAACCATCCTAATGCCACAATCGATGAAATTAATGAATACTTTGTGAAACTCACTGAAAAATACAATAGAAAAAATTCAAATGAACAAAGTGTGACGATCAAAACTCCTGTATCGGCTGCTGCCGTAGATTCCTATTTCTATAATGTAGTAGAGGGGATGGTAGACCTCAATCCTCTAGAAGAGGAATTGTATGATGAAAATCCGTCCTTTGGATTTAGAGCACTAGTTGCCGGTGATGAGGCCGCGAGTTTTACTGAGTATAAATTTGGTTTTAACGGCCATAATGACAATACCGACGCTTTTAGACATGCAGCTTGGAATATATGGATTATCGGTTTTACTGACAGTTATAGCTGGGCTTATGATTGGACAACTGCTCATGAAGGCGGTGCTACCAACCAACCTAGTTATGAAAAAGAAATGGATTTGTGGAACAATCGAGAAGGTAGATTAAAAGCTGACGATGAAGGCATAGGCACGGATAGTAGTGTTACGACAACTAGAAACGCCATTATTGAATTGTATAAGAGTGGGGATCTGAAAAAGTTAAATAGCAAAAATCAACCCGTATTGTTTATTGGTAGAGATTCAGATTTTGTGAACTAA
- the istB gene encoding IS21-like element helper ATPase IstB translates to MILQERLEQAFSQLGWTRIPEILHRVAEEASKENISYVEFLDNLLQEEILAKNDRYVTLKTKQAHLPYHKTLEQFDFSFQPSIDEKRIRHLATLRFIEHKENAIFLGPPGVGKTHLSVALALKAISERYTVYFTTAHDLVQTLQIADRNNTIRKKMKMYTKPHLLIIDEIGYRKMEDEAAHFFFQIVSERYEKGSILLTSNKSYGSWGEIFGDNVLATAILDRLLHHSSTINIKGESYRIKEKKKAGFFKLDKQNEQGE, encoded by the coding sequence ATGATCCTCCAAGAACGGCTTGAGCAGGCTTTTAGTCAACTGGGATGGACCCGGATTCCCGAAATCCTTCACCGTGTTGCGGAAGAAGCCTCTAAAGAAAATATATCGTATGTGGAGTTTTTAGACAACCTATTGCAAGAAGAAATCCTCGCCAAAAACGATCGTTACGTGACGCTGAAAACAAAGCAGGCCCATCTTCCTTACCATAAGACACTCGAACAGTTCGACTTTTCCTTTCAGCCCTCCATTGACGAAAAGAGAATCAGACATCTCGCCACATTACGCTTCATCGAACATAAAGAGAATGCCATATTTTTAGGCCCGCCCGGAGTCGGAAAGACCCACTTGTCAGTGGCACTTGCATTAAAGGCGATCTCCGAACGATACACGGTTTATTTCACGACCGCTCATGATCTTGTGCAGACACTACAAATCGCCGATCGAAATAACACAATCCGAAAGAAGATGAAGATGTATACGAAGCCGCACCTACTCATCATCGATGAAATCGGCTATCGTAAAATGGAGGACGAGGCAGCCCACTTCTTCTTCCAAATCGTATCGGAACGGTATGAAAAAGGCTCAATTCTCCTCACGTCAAATAAATCCTATGGATCCTGGGGAGAGATCTTCGGGGATAACGTCCTTGCTACAGCGATTCTAGACCGGCTTCTACACCATTCCAGTACGATTAATATTAAAGGGGAGAGTTACAGGATTAAAGAGAAAAAGAAAGCCGGATTCTTTAAACTCGATAAACAAAACGAGCAAGGAGAATAA